A region of the Methylobacterium nodulans ORS 2060 genome:
CGCTCGAAGGCCGCGATCACGTTGCGGGCGATCTCGACCTCGGCCTCCGTCGGCGCGAAGGCGGCGTTGGCGGGCTCGACCTGATTCGGGTGGATCAGCGTCTTGCCGTCGAAGCCGAGGATGCGGGCCTGATGGCATTCCTCGCGCAAGCCCTCGACATCCGCGAAATCGTTGAACACGCCATCCAGGATCGTCAGTCCCTCGGCGCGAGCGGCGGCGAGCGCCATCATCAGCCAGGGCATCATCGGGGCGCGGCCCGGGACGATCTGCGTCCAGGTATCCTTGGCGAGATCGTTGGTGCCGAGCACGAAGCAGGCGAGCCGCGTCCCCGGATTGCGCCGCGCCGCCGCGATGGCCTGGATGTTGAGGATGGCGGCGGGCGTCTCGATCATCGCCCAGACCCGGATATGCGCCGGGGCGTCCAGGGCCTCCAGGCGATCGGCGATGTTCTCCAGGACGGCGGAGGAGGAGACCTTGGGCATCAGGATCGCGTCGGGCCCGGCCTCGATCGCGGCCTTGAGATCCGCCTCGCCCCAGGGGGTCTGCGGGGCGTTGACCCGGATGATCAGCTCGCGGTCGCCATAGGCGCGGCTGCGCACGGCGGCGCAGACCTGCTCGCGGGCGAGTTCCTTCGAATCCGGCCCCACCGCGTCCTCGAGATCAAGGATCAGCGCGTCCGCCGGCAGGGTCTTCGCCTTCTCCAGGGCACGTTGGTTGGAGCCCGGCATGTAGAGCACACTGCGGCGCAGGCGGAGATCGGTCATGGCGTCGTTTCCTCTCAAGCATCTTGCGGCGAGGCGGATGCCGGTTCATCGGACAATGCTCTAGCCGAAAAATTGTGCGCCGCACACGCCCGGCTGCGGGCCGGTCACTCGGCGGCGATCCGAGGGGGCGCGAGATCGAGGGGCAGGGACGCGACGGCGCCGAAGACCGTGGCGAGGCTCGCCACCAGGGCCTCGAAGCCGGGCATCGGCGTCAGCGTGCGCTCGTCCATGTAGAGGCCGCGGTTGATCTCGATCTGGAGGGCGTGGCGGCCGAAGGAGGGCTCGCCGTAATGCTCGGTGATGAAGCCACCCGCATAGGGCTTGTTGCGCACCACCCGGAAGCCTTCCTCGCGCAGGGCGGCCTCGACGCAGGCGGTGAGGTCATGCGCGCAGGCGGTGCCGAAGCGGTCGCCCAGCACCATGTCGACCCGCGGCGCCTCCTCCCGCCCGAGGCTCGTCGAGGGCATCGAGTGGCAGTCGATCAGGACGACGTATCCGAAGACGGTGACGGTGCGCGCGAGCAGCGCCTGCAGGGTGCGGTGATAGGGCTTGTAGAGCCCCTCGATCCGCGCCGTCGCCTCCTCCACCGGCAGGCGGCCGCGATAGATCTCCTGGCCGTCCGCCACCACGCGCGGCACCGTGCCGAGGCCGCCCGCGACGCGCATCGAGCGGATGTTGGCGAAGGGCGGCAGGCGCCCGTCGAACATGCGCGGGTCGAGCTCGTAGGGCTCGCGGTTCACGTCGAGATAGGCCCGCGGGAAGCAGGCCCGCATCAGCGGCGCGCCGAGCCCGACCACCGGCGCGAACAGGCGGTCCACAAAGGCATCCTCGGAGCGGCGCAGGGACACCGCGTCGAGCCGCGAGGCCGCCAGGAAGGACGCCGGATAGACCGCTCCCGAATGCCCGGTGTTGAACACGTAGGGCAGGCTCTGCCGCTCCGGCTCGTCGACGACGAAGGGCGGCGTGAAGAGGCTCTCGGGACCCGGGCCGCTCATCCGGCCGCCCGGGCTTGCGCGACGGGGAGGGAAGGGGGACACAACCTCATCGGGCCAATGTGACGCTCAGGTCCCGGCCTGTCCACTGGTGCGCATAACGGAAGGGCGTCACGATGCGCGGGGCCGGAAAACGCGCTCCGGCGGGCCGAGCCGCGCCCTTGCGCCGTCGAGGAGACCGCATCCGATCGCGCGGCGCACCTCCGGGGAGAAGCGGTTGCGGGCGAGATAGATCCCGATCCGGGCCGGCAGCAGCAGCACGGTCCTGGCCTTGTGCGCCCGCGGCACATGGGCGAGGCGCAGCATGGCGAGCTGGTTGCGGATGAAGGTGTAGAGGCGCCGCGGCGGCTGGTCCGTGAGGGCGAGGCCGAAGGGCAGCCGGATGACGCCGCGGCCGAGCGCGTGCGCCATGCGGATGTCGGGCGCCACGAAGATCGCGTAGCCGCGATACGCCGCGCGCATGCCCCACTCGACGTCGATCGCGTCGATGAAGAAGTCGGCCCGGAAGGGGCCGATCGCCCGCGCGGCCGCGCAGGCGACGAGCGAGCCCGACGAGAAGGCGAAACCGACGCGCCGGACCGGCGCGTCCGGCCAGCGCGGATCGGGATCGGGTCTGGCGCCGAGGGGGCGGCCCTCCGGCCCGACCGGCTCGGCCGCCACGATGGCGGGGCTCTCGCCCGCCGCGGCGAGCCGCGCATGCCGGGCCGCGAGGGCGCGGACGGCCCCGGGCTCTGGCAGGCTGTCCTGGTCGAGCAGGAACAGGAAGCCGTCGCCGCCGGCCTCGGCCGCGGCGAGCAGGCGGTTGTAGGCCGCGCCCACCCCCTCGTTCACGGCGGGCCGCAGGATGGTGAGCGGGGTCGCGCCCGCCGCGCGGCGCAAAGCCGCCTCGGCCTCCTCCGGAAGCGGCGAATTGGCCACGACGGCCAACGCCCGCACGTCCGGCGCGACGGCGCCGACGAGGCGCAGCAGGTGGCCCTGGTCGGGGTGGAACACCACGATCCCCGCCAGCACGGTCTTCATCTCGTCCACGGGGCCGTCCGGTTCGTAGTCCTGGCCGTCGCCGGCGGCAGCCCGGCCGGCGCATCAACCCCTTGTTTACCAAGCCCTCGCTTTATGGAAAGAACGCGTCGAATCGACAGCCGGGACACCGCTCGATGAAGATCCTCCTCGCGGAAGACGACAACGACATGCGTCGCTTCCTCGCCAAGGCCCTGCAGAATGCGGGCTACGACGTGGCCTCGTTCGACAACGGACTCTCGGCCTACAACCGGCTGCGGGAGGAGCCGTTCGAGCTCCTGCTCACCGACATCGTGATGCCCGAGATGGACGGCATCGAACTCGCCCGCCGCGCCACCGAACTCGACCCGGACATCAAGGTCATGTTCATCACCGGCTTTGCGGCCGTGGCGCTGAACCCCGATTCCAAGGCCCCGAAGGACGCCAAGGTCCTCTCGAAGCCCTTCCATCTGCGCGAACTCGTCAACGAGGTCGAGAAACTGATGGCGGCCTGATCGGGCCGGCTTATCGTTTCGGGGCGAGTTCTCTATATCCGGCCGGTGCGAGACCCCCGCGAGAGCCGCCGGATGCAGCCCGTCACGATCTACACCACGAGCTGGTGCCCCTATTGCACGGCGGCGAAGTCCCTTCTGCGCGAGAAGGGCGCCGCCTTCACGGAAATCGACATTGAGGTGAAGGCCGGCGCGCGGCGCGAGATGATCGGGAAGGCGGGCGGGCGCACCAGCGTGCCGCAGATCTTCATCGGCAGCACCCATGTGGGCGGGTGCGACGACCTCTACGCCCTCGACCGCGCGGGCAGGCTCGATCCGCTGCTGGCGGGCTGACGCGAGGGTCCGGGGACCCCGCGAGGATCCGGGATCCGGAGCGGAACGGCCGGCCGAAGCGCCCTCCGCCGTGCCGGACCGATTTCCACTCCCATCGGACATCCTCTAGGCTGCCGCCCCGCGCGAGAGCCGCCCGGCTCTGAAAGTGCCGCACGAGAGAGCCGCCCATGACCGCACCCCGCTTCGTCGCCGCCTGCGTCCAGATGCGCTCGGGCCGCGACCCGGCGCAGAACCGCGACGCGGCCGTGGCCGGCCTGCGCGAGGCGGCGGCGCGGGGCGCGCACTACGTCCAGACCCCGGAGATGACCTCGCTCCTCGAGCGCAGCCGCGAGAGCCTGTTCGCCAAGATCACGGTGCCGGAGGAGGACATCACGCTCGCCGCCCTGCGCGAGGCCGCCCGCGCGCACGGCATCGTGGTCCATGTCGGCTCGCTCGCCGTCCGCCACGGGGACAAGGTGGCGAACCGCGCCTTCCTGATCGGGCCGGAGGGCGAGATCCTCGCCGCCTACGACAAGCTTCATCTCTACGACGTCGACCTGCCGAACGGCGAGAGCTGGCGCGAATCGGCGACCTATACGGGCGGGGCCTGCGCGGTCGTCGCCGATCTGCCCTGGGCGCGGCTCGGCATCGCCATCTGCTACGATCTGCGCTTCCCGGCTCTCTACCGGGCGCTCGCCGAGGCCGGGGCCGAGATTCTCACCGCCCCGGCCGCCTTCACGCGCCAGACCGGCGAGGCGCATTGGCACGTGCTCCAGCGCGCCCGCGCGATCGAGACCGGCTCGTTCATGATCTCGGCGGCGCAGGGCGGGCGCCATGAGGACGGCCGCGAGACCTACGGCCACTCGCTCATCGTCGATCCCTGGGGGCGGATCC
Encoded here:
- a CDS encoding HpcH/HpaI aldolase/citrate lyase family protein, translated to MTDLRLRRSVLYMPGSNQRALEKAKTLPADALILDLEDAVGPDSKELAREQVCAAVRSRAYGDRELIIRVNAPQTPWGEADLKAAIEAGPDAILMPKVSSSAVLENIADRLEALDAPAHIRVWAMIETPAAILNIQAIAAARRNPGTRLACFVLGTNDLAKDTWTQIVPGRAPMMPWLMMALAAARAEGLTILDGVFNDFADVEGLREECHQARILGFDGKTLIHPNQVEPANAAFAPTEAEVEIARNVIAAFERPENAKRGAIQISGRMYERQHIGMARRAVAWAEAIAARGR
- the grxC gene encoding glutaredoxin 3, producing the protein MQPVTIYTTSWCPYCTAAKSLLREKGAAFTEIDIEVKAGARREMIGKAGGRTSVPQIFIGSTHVGGCDDLYALDRAGRLDPLLAG
- a CDS encoding glycosyltransferase; protein product: MKTVLAGIVVFHPDQGHLLRLVGAVAPDVRALAVVANSPLPEEAEAALRRAAGATPLTILRPAVNEGVGAAYNRLLAAAEAGGDGFLFLLDQDSLPEPGAVRALAARHARLAAAGESPAIVAAEPVGPEGRPLGARPDPDPRWPDAPVRRVGFAFSSGSLVACAAARAIGPFRADFFIDAIDVEWGMRAAYRGYAIFVAPDIRMAHALGRGVIRLPFGLALTDQPPRRLYTFIRNQLAMLRLAHVPRAHKARTVLLLPARIGIYLARNRFSPEVRRAIGCGLLDGARARLGPPERVFRPRAS
- the cpdR gene encoding cell cycle two-component system response regulator CpdR → MKILLAEDDNDMRRFLAKALQNAGYDVASFDNGLSAYNRLREEPFELLLTDIVMPEMDGIELARRATELDPDIKVMFITGFAAVALNPDSKAPKDAKVLSKPFHLRELVNEVEKLMAA
- a CDS encoding carbon-nitrogen hydrolase family protein, translating into MTAPRFVAACVQMRSGRDPAQNRDAAVAGLREAAARGAHYVQTPEMTSLLERSRESLFAKITVPEEDITLAALREAARAHGIVVHVGSLAVRHGDKVANRAFLIGPEGEILAAYDKLHLYDVDLPNGESWRESATYTGGACAVVADLPWARLGIAICYDLRFPALYRALAEAGAEILTAPAAFTRQTGEAHWHVLQRARAIETGSFMISAAQGGRHEDGRETYGHSLIVDPWGRILAEADGAEPGVILAEIDLGLVADARARIPALRHAKPFTVETATARRA
- a CDS encoding N-formylglutamate amidohydrolase, which produces MSGPGPESLFTPPFVVDEPERQSLPYVFNTGHSGAVYPASFLAASRLDAVSLRRSEDAFVDRLFAPVVGLGAPLMRACFPRAYLDVNREPYELDPRMFDGRLPPFANIRSMRVAGGLGTVPRVVADGQEIYRGRLPVEEATARIEGLYKPYHRTLQALLARTVTVFGYVVLIDCHSMPSTSLGREEAPRVDMVLGDRFGTACAHDLTACVEAALREEGFRVVRNKPYAGGFITEHYGEPSFGRHALQIEINRGLYMDERTLTPMPGFEALVASLATVFGAVASLPLDLAPPRIAAE